Proteins encoded within one genomic window of Pseudomonas cannabina:
- a CDS encoding type II secretion system protein, translating into MKTSQSGFTLLEMLAALTVMAVCSGVLLVAFGQSARSLQQVSRSDRLSHAARTILDQEGAGPLENGTRQGKLAGIDWTLDIREMAGADGQPRLFRLDLRVGEHRRHAQFSTLKLRGAVTGAGS; encoded by the coding sequence ATGAAAACATCGCAGTCAGGGTTCACCCTGCTGGAGATGCTCGCTGCATTGACCGTCATGGCGGTGTGCAGCGGGGTTCTGCTGGTGGCGTTCGGGCAAAGTGCGCGCTCCTTGCAACAGGTATCGCGCAGCGACCGTCTCAGTCATGCCGCGCGCACGATCCTGGATCAGGAAGGTGCCGGGCCGCTGGAAAACGGCACGCGCCAGGGCAAGCTGGCAGGCATCGACTGGACGCTGGATATCCGTGAGATGGCCGGCGCTGATGGGCAGCCACGATTGTTTCGTCTGGACCTGAGGGTCGGTGAGCACCGGCGCCACGCACAATTCAGTACCCTGAAGCTGCGCGGCGCGGTCACCGGGGCGGGCTCATGA
- a CDS encoding type II secretion system protein GspL yields MNSSVSSRLAPVYALREQVARQWRGSPAQHAWQWWVAELRACLPLRLRRWLGGETVEQVHAWPLSEPLSVAPGQVRRVLLLPVSAVLVQTLQLPAAAARNLSTVVGYELDRFTPFDAGQLYFVARQDSRSASFVQVTLVATLRERLDAILGECAERGLRPDVVDVGSEGQRMGVDLLPMPARPQQSRSGHRLQRGLIWLCAGLLLSAMLLWLNDRQRLLEDMQASVQAQKAQVGEIQQLRQQLTNTRGAANYLLRRKAEQPPLSALLSELTACLPSDTWIEHLEISDSADVAFSGQSGKASALIGRMKECRSLDNAQFQGVIQPDTKTGKDQYSLRAHLHQNLHQENADASSTDKP; encoded by the coding sequence ATGAATTCATCAGTTTCTTCACGTCTGGCGCCTGTGTACGCGTTACGCGAGCAGGTTGCCCGGCAGTGGCGCGGCAGCCCGGCGCAACACGCCTGGCAATGGTGGGTCGCGGAATTGCGCGCCTGCCTGCCGCTACGTTTGCGTCGATGGCTGGGTGGCGAAACCGTCGAGCAGGTGCATGCGTGGCCATTGAGCGAGCCGCTTTCCGTTGCACCGGGTCAGGTACGTCGCGTGTTGCTGCTGCCGGTTTCGGCGGTGTTGGTGCAAACGCTGCAACTGCCTGCCGCCGCTGCGCGCAACCTGTCGACCGTCGTTGGCTACGAACTGGATCGCTTCACGCCGTTTGACGCCGGCCAACTGTACTTCGTTGCCCGTCAGGACAGCCGCAGCGCCAGCTTCGTGCAGGTGACGCTGGTGGCGACACTGCGCGAGCGGCTGGACGCGATTCTGGGTGAGTGTGCCGAGCGCGGTCTGCGTCCGGACGTCGTGGATGTCGGCAGTGAAGGGCAGCGCATGGGCGTCGACCTGCTGCCCATGCCGGCACGCCCGCAACAATCGCGTTCCGGCCATCGTCTGCAACGCGGGCTGATCTGGCTGTGCGCCGGTCTGCTGTTGAGCGCCATGCTGTTGTGGCTGAACGATCGTCAGCGCCTGCTTGAAGATATGCAGGCCAGCGTTCAGGCGCAGAAGGCGCAGGTCGGCGAGATCCAGCAACTGCGTCAGCAGTTGACCAACACCCGTGGCGCGGCCAACTACCTGCTGCGGCGCAAGGCCGAACAGCCGCCGCTGTCGGCGCTGCTCAGCGAATTGACGGCCTGCCTGCCTTCGGACACCTGGATCGAGCATCTGGAAATCAGCGACAGCGCCGACGTGGCGTTTTCCGGGCAAAGTGGCAAGGCGAGCGCGCTGATCGGCCGCATGAAAGAATGCCGCAGTCTGGATAACGCGCAGTTTCAGGGCGTGATCCAGCCTGACACCAAAACTGGCAAGGATCAGTATTCCCTGCGCGCGCACTTGCACCAGAACCTGCACCAGGAGAACGCCGATGCGTCGTCCACTGACAAGCCGTGA
- a CDS encoding prepilin-type N-terminal cleavage/methylation domain-containing protein, whose protein sequence is MKRVQRGFTLLEVLLVISLLGVLLVLVAGALLGANRAVLKAERYTVNLDEVRAAQAFLRSSISQALPLDTSAEDDANSGFFEGSAQQLQFVATLPGELGGGIQVHTIALKGPEGHRSLQVSFAQVQSAANGISLKPWGEPQVLLQNVESLTFSYRGLNPKGKPTGWIAEWPWPNRLPRAVQIDMQVKGTVKWVPEVVALRLDLSGGAGGE, encoded by the coding sequence ATGAAGCGTGTGCAGCGTGGCTTTACGCTGCTCGAAGTGCTGCTGGTGATCAGCCTGCTGGGCGTGTTGCTGGTTCTGGTCGCCGGGGCGTTGCTGGGGGCCAATCGCGCGGTGCTCAAGGCGGAGCGTTACACTGTCAACCTGGATGAGGTGCGGGCTGCGCAGGCCTTTTTGCGCAGTTCGATCAGCCAGGCGCTGCCGCTGGATACGTCCGCCGAAGACGACGCCAATAGCGGCTTTTTTGAGGGCTCGGCACAGCAATTGCAGTTTGTCGCCACGTTGCCCGGCGAGTTGGGCGGCGGTATTCAGGTTCATACCATCGCGCTGAAGGGGCCGGAGGGACATCGCAGTCTGCAGGTGTCGTTTGCACAGGTTCAGTCTGCGGCGAACGGCATTTCGCTCAAGCCCTGGGGTGAGCCGCAGGTGCTGCTGCAGAACGTCGAATCGTTGACCTTCAGCTACCGGGGGTTGAACCCGAAGGGTAAGCCGACTGGCTGGATCGCCGAGTGGCCCTGGCCAAATCGCTTGCCTCGTGCCGTGCAGATCGACATGCAGGTCAAAGGCACCGTGAAGTGGGTGCCGGAAGTGGTGGCGTTGCGTCTGGACTTGTCCGGCGGGGCGGGCGGCGAATGA
- the gspG gene encoding type II secretion system major pseudopilin GspG: protein MSFSRIRFKPARRQGGFTLLEMLAVIVLLGIVATIVVRQVGGNVDKGKYGAGKAQLASLGMKIESYALDVGSPPKTLQQLTEKPGNAYNWNGPYAKPSDLKDPFGHAFGYRFPGQHGSFDLIFYGQDGQPGGEGYSADLGNWE from the coding sequence ATGAGCTTTAGCCGCATACGTTTCAAACCCGCACGCCGTCAGGGCGGCTTCACATTGCTGGAAATGCTGGCCGTTATTGTATTGCTGGGCATCGTGGCGACCATTGTCGTGCGTCAGGTGGGCGGCAACGTCGACAAGGGCAAATACGGCGCAGGCAAGGCGCAACTGGCGAGCCTGGGCATGAAAATCGAGAGCTACGCGCTGGATGTCGGCTCGCCACCCAAAACGTTGCAGCAACTGACTGAAAAGCCGGGTAACGCGTACAACTGGAACGGCCCTTACGCCAAGCCTTCGGACCTCAAAGACCCGTTCGGCCATGCGTTCGGTTATCGCTTTCCGGGCCAGCATGGCAGCTTCGACCTGATTTTCTACGGTCAGGACGGTCAGCCAGGCGGTGAAGGATACAGCGCCGATCTGGGCAACTGGGAGTAA
- a CDS encoding GspH/FimT family pseudopilin: MKTPVASRGFTLMEMLVVLVLMSIAVGLVGFGLQQGLSTASERRAVGDMVEALRATRVRAIVTGQPVRTEFDLRKATFKAPGKREKRWPESLRVTLQTASDLGSSVEFYPDGGSSGGNVLVADGERRWRIDIGWLTGSVQVRSL; the protein is encoded by the coding sequence ATGAAAACGCCTGTCGCAAGCCGTGGTTTTACCCTGATGGAAATGCTGGTCGTGCTGGTGTTGATGAGCATTGCCGTCGGTCTGGTGGGTTTCGGTCTGCAACAGGGGTTGAGTACTGCCAGCGAGCGGCGGGCAGTGGGCGATATGGTCGAGGCGCTGCGGGCGACCCGAGTGCGCGCGATTGTTACCGGCCAGCCGGTCCGCACTGAGTTTGACCTGCGCAAAGCGACTTTCAAGGCTCCGGGCAAGCGCGAGAAGCGCTGGCCCGAGAGTCTGCGGGTGACTTTGCAGACAGCGTCGGATCTGGGTTCGTCGGTGGAGTTCTACCCGGACGGTGGTTCCAGTGGTGGCAACGTGCTGGTAGCTGACGGCGAGCGACGCTGGCGCATCGACATTGGCTGGCTGACCGGTAGCGTTCAGGTACGGTCACTTTAA
- a CDS encoding type II secretion system protein GspK has translation MSHSAGQQRGVALLVVLWVLALLSLLLGGLAGWVQLESRQALWLRQNTQALLAAEGGMNMAVQGLLDTGQRKRWVADGRLVALRLDDTQLVVSVRSERGKLDLNSAPVADISRVLQACGAARNQASSIAQVLEAQRNGGQSPLRVVEEVRQLPGMTQTLYTRLLPEITLWSGLDRPDSAFASGLLRRALNLPNQSAVGADPGEVLTIDSRAERPGGVTAFLQTTVLLSPSEGSAQPYRVLRWQE, from the coding sequence ATGAGTCATTCAGCCGGCCAGCAGCGTGGCGTAGCGCTGCTGGTGGTGCTCTGGGTGCTGGCGCTGTTGAGTCTGTTGCTCGGCGGACTGGCGGGCTGGGTGCAACTGGAAAGCCGGCAGGCGCTCTGGTTGCGCCAGAACACCCAAGCGCTGCTGGCCGCCGAAGGTGGCATGAACATGGCGGTGCAGGGGTTGCTGGATACTGGGCAGCGCAAGCGTTGGGTGGCGGATGGACGCCTGGTGGCGTTACGCCTGGATGACACGCAACTGGTTGTCAGCGTGAGAAGCGAACGCGGCAAGCTGGATTTGAACAGCGCGCCGGTGGCAGATATTTCGCGTGTGTTGCAGGCCTGCGGTGCAGCCAGAAACCAGGCCAGCAGTATCGCGCAGGTGCTGGAAGCGCAGCGCAATGGCGGCCAGTCGCCGCTGCGAGTGGTCGAGGAAGTGCGCCAGTTACCGGGCATGACCCAAACGCTGTACACCCGGCTGTTGCCGGAAATTACATTATGGAGCGGGCTGGATCGACCTGATTCGGCATTTGCTTCGGGCTTGTTGCGTCGGGCGTTGAACCTGCCGAACCAGAGTGCGGTCGGGGCTGATCCAGGTGAGGTATTGACCATCGACAGCCGTGCAGAACGACCGGGCGGTGTCACTGCCTTTTTACAGACCACAGTTTTATTGAGCCCATCGGAGGGAAGCGCACAACCCTATCGGGTGTTGCGTTGGCAAGAATGA
- the gspF gene encoding type II secretion system inner membrane protein GspF, whose protein sequence is MSLFKYRALDTQGAPQNGTLEARDQEAAIAALQKRGLMVLQVDAAGLGGLRRALGSGMLNGAALVSFTQQLATLLGAGQPLERSLGILLKQPGQPQTRALIERIREQVKAGKPLSVALEEEGSQFSPLYISMVRAGEAGGALEGTLRQLSDYLERSQLLRGEVINALIYPAFLVVGVLGSLALLLAYVVPQFVPIFKDLGVPIPLITEVILDLGQFLGDYGLVVLVGIIALIWGMAIRMRDPQRRERRDRRLLGIRVIGPLLQRIEAARLTRTLGTLLTNGVALLQALVIARQVCTNRALQAQVEQAAESVKGGGTLASAFGAQPLLPDLALQMIEVGEQAGELDTMLLKVADVFDVEAKRGIDRMLAALVPALTVVMAGMVAVIMLAIMLPLMSLTSNI, encoded by the coding sequence ATGAGCCTGTTCAAATACCGCGCGCTGGACACTCAGGGTGCGCCGCAGAACGGCACGCTCGAAGCTCGGGATCAGGAGGCCGCCATCGCTGCGCTGCAAAAGCGCGGCTTGATGGTCTTGCAGGTAGACGCCGCCGGGCTCGGCGGTCTGCGTCGTGCGCTGGGCAGCGGCATGCTCAACGGCGCCGCGCTGGTCAGTTTCACCCAGCAGCTCGCAACCCTGCTGGGCGCAGGTCAGCCTTTGGAGCGCTCACTCGGCATTCTGCTCAAACAGCCGGGCCAGCCGCAGACCCGGGCGCTGATCGAACGCATCCGCGAACAGGTCAAGGCCGGCAAGCCGTTGTCTGTGGCGCTGGAAGAAGAGGGCAGCCAGTTTTCGCCTCTCTATATAAGCATGGTTCGCGCTGGCGAGGCCGGGGGCGCGCTGGAAGGAACCCTGCGTCAACTGAGCGATTACCTCGAGCGCAGCCAGTTGCTGCGTGGCGAAGTGATCAACGCGCTGATCTATCCGGCATTTCTGGTCGTCGGCGTGCTGGGCTCGCTGGCCCTGTTGCTGGCTTACGTGGTGCCGCAGTTCGTGCCGATCTTCAAAGACCTCGGCGTGCCGATCCCGTTGATCACCGAGGTCATTCTCGACCTCGGGCAGTTTCTCGGTGATTACGGCCTGGTGGTGCTGGTGGGCATCATCGCGTTGATCTGGGGCATGGCCATTCGCATGCGCGACCCGCAACGGCGTGAGCGGCGCGACCGTCGTCTACTGGGTATTCGGGTCATCGGCCCTTTATTGCAGCGCATCGAAGCCGCACGACTGACACGTACCCTCGGCACACTGCTGACCAATGGCGTGGCATTGCTGCAGGCACTGGTCATCGCACGCCAGGTGTGCACCAACCGTGCGTTGCAGGCACAGGTCGAACAGGCCGCGGAGTCGGTCAAGGGCGGTGGCACACTGGCCAGCGCGTTTGGCGCGCAACCGTTGCTGCCGGACCTGGCGCTGCAAATGATCGAAGTCGGTGAACAGGCCGGCGAACTGGACACCATGTTGCTCAAGGTCGCTGATGTATTCGACGTCGAGGCCAAGCGCGGTATCGACCGCATGCTGGCGGCGCTGGTGCCGGCGTTGACCGTGGTGATGGCGGGCATGGTCGCGGTGATCATGCTGGCCATCATGCTGCCGCTGATGAGCCTGACCAGCAATATCTGA